The following are from one region of the Cetobacterium somerae genome:
- the rpmE gene encoding 50S ribosomal protein L31, which yields MRKGIHPEYKVITVDCTCGNKFETRSTLAKGDELKIAVCSNCHPFYTGKAKFIDAAGRVEQFNKRFGLKK from the coding sequence ATGAGAAAAGGAATTCATCCAGAGTACAAAGTAATAACTGTTGATTGTACATGTGGAAACAAATTTGAAACAAGATCAACTTTAGCAAAGGGAGACGAGCTTAAAATAGCTGTTTGTTCAAACTGTCACCCATTCTATACTGGAAAAGCTAAGTTCATAGACGCAGCTGGAAGAGTAGAGCAATTCAATAAGAGATTTGGATTAAAAAAATAA